One window of bacterium genomic DNA carries:
- a CDS encoding 5-oxoprolinase subunit PxpA has translation MTRTVDFNSDLGESFGAYTIGADAEMMPAITSANVACGFHGGDPLVMERTVRLARQHGVGIGAHPGFPDLVGFGRREMRLSLDELRTTFIYQIGALEAFARARGAALQHVKGHGALQNMAAYDEAQSRAIVDAIASVDRRLIVVAFCGSVLERVAREAGLRVAREAYADRGYTRSGALVSRSHPRALLTDPDAVGSRVVRIVTEGVVDVVDGGEFRLEPDTFCFHGDTPGAPALARAARNALTRAGVQIAPLGQWLS, from the coding sequence GTGACGCGGACGGTAGACTTTAACAGCGACCTGGGCGAGAGCTTCGGCGCCTACACGATCGGCGCCGACGCCGAGATGATGCCAGCGATCACGTCGGCGAACGTGGCGTGCGGGTTCCACGGCGGCGATCCGCTCGTCATGGAGCGAACGGTCCGGTTGGCGCGGCAACACGGGGTCGGCATCGGCGCCCACCCCGGGTTTCCCGACCTCGTGGGATTCGGACGCCGCGAGATGCGGTTGTCGCTGGACGAACTGCGCACGACGTTCATCTACCAGATCGGCGCGTTGGAGGCGTTCGCGCGCGCGCGGGGTGCGGCCCTGCAGCACGTGAAAGGCCACGGGGCGTTGCAGAACATGGCGGCCTACGACGAGGCGCAGTCGCGGGCGATCGTCGACGCGATCGCGAGCGTGGACCGCCGTCTGATCGTGGTGGCGTTCTGTGGGTCGGTCCTGGAACGCGTCGCGCGCGAGGCCGGACTTCGGGTCGCACGGGAGGCGTACGCCGACCGCGGCTATACGCGCAGCGGGGCGCTCGTGAGCCGGAGCCATCCGCGGGCGCTCCTGACGGATCCGGACGCGGTGGGCAGCCGGGTCGTGCGCATCGTCACCGAGGGCGTGGTCGACGTGGTTGACGGCGGCGAGTTTCGGCTGGAGCCCGACACGTTCTGCTTCCACGGCGACACGCCGGGCGCGCCCGCGCTGGCGCGGGCGGCGCGCAATGCGCTCACGCGGGCGGGCGTGCAGATTGCGCCGCTCGGGCAATGGCTGTCCTAG
- a CDS encoding S1 RNA-binding domain-containing protein encodes MSLEAGTVLEGVVVKITHYGAFVELQDGKSGLVHISEIADTYVKDVRDYLKEQERVKVKVLGYNDKGKLDLSVKQALDPAERQARARSKATFEEKLTRFMKESEERLLDLKRNTEAKRGGRRR; translated from the coding sequence ATGAGCCTTGAGGCTGGAACGGTCCTTGAAGGCGTGGTCGTCAAAATCACCCACTACGGCGCGTTCGTAGAACTCCAGGACGGCAAGAGCGGTCTCGTCCACATCTCCGAAATCGCCGACACCTACGTCAAAGACGTACGCGACTACCTGAAGGAACAGGAGCGCGTCAAGGTCAAGGTGCTCGGCTACAACGACAAGGGCAAGCTGGATCTCTCCGTCAAGCAGGCGCTGGATCCCGCCGAGCGGCAGGCGCGCGCGCGGTCGAAGGCGACGTTCGAAGAGAAGCTCACCAGGTTCATGAAGGAGAGCGAGGAGCGGCTGCTCGATCTCAAGCGAAACACGGAGGCGAAGCGCGGCGGGCGGCGGCGCTGA
- a CDS encoding prenyltransferase/squalene oxidase repeat-containing protein → MAVLAAPRVPWIDWGRTIAYIDHNGSEMERARLRGILGRPRPDAKVVRALEARQNEDGGFPYEFVQGRVSTIDATATALNWLEDLRLFDGPHVERALVFLLADQRPDGSWDEPPGILRYAPPPRLLPSDLRVRTASTALVGYWLARAGGRDDAIGRAAAYLRGHQAPGGRFVGFLRTTWLATAFLHLVEGPGSDAAVRGLQALGAVDGSRWRPGALADMLVRLGGGGVEDDTPVVVRTLERLCVLSQPDGSWVSEDGDAYHVEATLQALRALLHYGGDTDAPEGAGDALPEANFADEEIRG, encoded by the coding sequence ATGGCTGTCCTAGCCGCGCCGCGCGTGCCGTGGATCGACTGGGGGCGCACGATCGCCTATATCGATCACAACGGGAGCGAGATGGAGCGGGCGCGGCTGCGCGGCATACTCGGCCGGCCGCGCCCCGACGCGAAGGTTGTGCGGGCGCTCGAGGCCCGTCAAAACGAGGACGGCGGGTTCCCGTACGAGTTCGTGCAGGGCCGCGTGTCCACGATTGACGCGACGGCCACCGCGCTGAACTGGCTCGAGGATCTGCGGCTCTTCGACGGGCCGCACGTCGAACGCGCGTTGGTGTTTCTGCTCGCGGACCAACGCCCGGACGGGTCGTGGGACGAGCCGCCCGGAATCCTCCGGTATGCGCCGCCGCCGCGCCTGCTTCCCAGCGACCTCCGAGTCCGCACGGCGTCGACGGCGCTCGTCGGATACTGGTTGGCGCGCGCGGGCGGGCGTGACGACGCCATCGGGCGGGCCGCCGCATACCTGCGTGGACATCAGGCGCCAGGCGGCCGGTTTGTGGGCTTCCTGCGGACGACGTGGCTGGCCACGGCGTTTCTCCACCTCGTCGAGGGCCCGGGGTCGGACGCCGCGGTCCGCGGCCTCCAGGCGCTCGGGGCAGTGGACGGCAGCCGCTGGCGGCCCGGGGCTCTCGCCGACATGCTCGTACGTCTCGGCGGCGGCGGCGTGGAGGACGACACGCCGGTCGTCGTGCGCACCCTCGAGCGCCTCTGCGTGCTGTCCCAGCCCGACGGGTCGTGGGTGTCCGAGGACGGGGACGCCTATCACGTTGAGGCCACCTTGCAGGCACTGCGAGCGCTACTCCACTATGGCGGCGACACGGACGCGCCGGAGGGAGCAGGCGACGCCCTTCCCGAGGCGAACTTTGCAGACGAGGAAATCAGGGGATGA